A single window of Bordetella genomosp. 11 DNA harbors:
- the adeC gene encoding AdeC/AdeK/OprM family multidrug efflux complex outer membrane factor — translation MRTPLRISLSAAFIAALAGCSLMPDYERPAAPIDAAYPSGPAYRSANQATVPPGGLATADVGWRDFFTDPLLQELISLSLQNNRDLRVAALNVEAARAQYRIQRSELFPTVGVGAQETAQRTPGDLSRSGSATTTRTYQVGASVASWELDFFGRIRSLNEQALQLYLAQDETRTATQLSLVSEVATAYLTLRSDQELLQLTRDTLTSQRDSYNLTKQSYDNDIATALDLSQAEVSVRTAERNQSQFERQVAQDMNALVLLLGNPLPQDVRARLETPASLNDAMMPTGLPAGLPSDLLERRPDIRAAEHQLEAANANIGAARAAFFPTISLTASAGTASASLGRLFKGGQGAWSFAPEISVPIFAGGSLQANLDLSKVQKRIEIANYEKSIQSAFRDVADALAGRGTIDDQIRAQQLLVQANQRAYDLSQQRFRQGVDSYLNVLDSQRSLYDSQQILVQTRLARLTNLVDLYKALGGGWTEHTAQASPGAPGQAAPQQTSQQMPQQTSQQTTPQQNAMQAESAGMRAAR, via the coding sequence ATGAGAACTCCGCTGCGCATTTCCCTCTCGGCCGCGTTTATCGCGGCGCTGGCGGGCTGCTCCCTGATGCCCGACTATGAGCGGCCTGCCGCGCCGATCGATGCCGCCTACCCCAGCGGACCGGCCTATCGTTCCGCCAACCAGGCCACTGTCCCCCCGGGCGGCCTGGCCACCGCCGACGTGGGGTGGCGCGATTTCTTTACGGATCCGCTGCTGCAGGAATTGATCTCGCTTTCGCTGCAGAACAACCGCGACCTGCGCGTGGCGGCGTTGAACGTCGAGGCGGCGCGCGCGCAGTACCGTATCCAGCGTTCGGAGCTCTTCCCCACGGTGGGCGTGGGCGCGCAGGAAACGGCGCAGCGCACCCCGGGCGACTTGTCCCGCAGCGGCAGCGCGACGACCACCCGCACCTATCAGGTGGGCGCCAGCGTGGCGTCCTGGGAACTGGACTTCTTCGGGCGCATCCGCAGCCTGAACGAACAGGCGCTGCAGCTCTATCTGGCGCAGGACGAGACGCGCACGGCCACGCAGCTTTCGCTGGTGTCCGAGGTCGCGACGGCCTACCTGACCTTGCGCAGCGACCAGGAACTCTTGCAGCTCACGCGCGATACGCTGACGAGCCAGCGGGATTCCTATAACCTGACCAAGCAGAGTTACGACAACGATATCGCGACCGCGCTGGACCTCAGCCAGGCCGAAGTATCGGTGCGCACCGCCGAACGCAACCAGTCGCAGTTCGAACGGCAGGTCGCGCAGGACATGAACGCGCTGGTGCTGCTGCTGGGCAATCCGCTGCCGCAGGATGTGCGCGCCAGGCTGGAAACGCCGGCTTCGTTGAACGATGCCATGATGCCCACGGGCTTGCCCGCCGGGCTGCCTTCGGATCTGCTGGAACGGCGGCCGGACATCCGCGCGGCCGAGCATCAGCTCGAGGCGGCCAATGCCAATATCGGCGCGGCCCGGGCGGCGTTCTTTCCCACCATCTCGCTGACGGCCAGCGCCGGCACGGCCAGCGCCAGCCTGGGACGCCTTTTCAAGGGCGGGCAGGGCGCCTGGAGTTTCGCGCCGGAGATCTCCGTGCCGATCTTCGCCGGCGGCTCGCTGCAGGCGAACCTGGATCTGTCCAAGGTGCAGAAGCGCATCGAGATCGCGAACTACGAGAAGTCCATACAGTCTGCGTTCCGGGACGTGGCCGATGCGCTGGCGGGCCGTGGCACGATCGATGACCAGATCCGCGCGCAGCAGTTGCTGGTACAGGCCAACCAGCGCGCCTACGACCTGTCGCAGCAACGGTTCCGCCAGGGCGTGGACAGCTATCTGAACGTGCTGGATTCGCAACGTTCGCTGTACGACTCGCAGCAGATCCTGGTGCAGACCCGCCTGGCGCGCCTGACCAACCTGGTCGACCTGTACAAGGCGCTGGGCGGCGGCTGGACGGAACATACCGCGCAGGCATCGCCGGGCGCGCCCGGGCAGGCCGCGCCGCAGCAGACCTCGCAGCAGATGCCGCAGCAGACCTCGCAACAGACGACGCCGCAACAGAACGCCATGCAGGCGGAGTCGGCGGGGATGCGGGCGGCGCGCTAA
- a CDS encoding 23S rRNA (adenine(2030)-N(6))-methyltransferase RlmJ translates to MFSYRHAFHAGNHADVLKHAILIHVLDYLGQKDTPYWVIDTHAGAGLYRLDSDWASKNAEFADGIGRLWERADVPPLLARYLERVRDYNPDGQPRLYPGSPWLALDAMREHDRLRLFEAHPTEAEVLVGNLEKRGGVALRQTTIFDTDGFEGMKALLPPPPRRGLVLIDPSYEDKQDYRRVALAVKEGLKRFATGMYAVWYPQVQRRESLEMPRQLEKAGRRWLHVSLSVKKPATDGFGLHGSGMFLVNPPWTLAAQLKEALPWLKEVLAQDDRARYTLDASTD, encoded by the coding sequence TTGTTCAGTTATCGCCACGCCTTCCACGCCGGCAACCATGCCGATGTGCTCAAGCATGCCATCCTGATCCATGTACTGGACTACCTGGGCCAGAAAGACACGCCTTACTGGGTGATCGACACGCATGCCGGCGCCGGCCTGTACCGGCTGGACAGCGACTGGGCCAGCAAGAACGCCGAGTTCGCTGACGGCATCGGCCGGCTATGGGAGCGCGCGGACGTGCCGCCCCTGCTGGCGCGCTACCTCGAGCGCGTACGCGACTACAACCCGGACGGCCAGCCGCGCCTCTATCCCGGCTCTCCCTGGCTGGCCCTGGACGCCATGCGCGAGCACGACCGTTTGCGCCTATTCGAGGCGCACCCGACGGAAGCCGAGGTGCTGGTGGGCAACCTGGAAAAACGCGGGGGCGTGGCGCTGCGCCAGACCACCATTTTCGACACCGATGGATTCGAAGGCATGAAGGCCCTGCTGCCGCCGCCGCCGCGCCGCGGGCTGGTCCTCATCGATCCCTCGTATGAAGACAAACAGGACTATCGGCGCGTGGCACTGGCCGTGAAGGAAGGACTGAAGCGCTTCGCCACCGGCATGTATGCCGTGTGGTACCCGCAGGTGCAGCGGCGCGAATCGCTGGAAATGCCGCGCCAGCTGGAAAAAGCCGGCAGGCGCTGGCTGCACGTTTCGCTATCGGTCAAAAAGCCCGCGACCGACGGTTTCGGCCTGCACGGCAGCGGCATGTTCCTGGTCAATCCCCCCTGGACGCTGGCCGCCCAGCTGAAGGAAGCGCTGCCTTGGCTGAAGGAAGTGCTGGCCCAGGACGACCGGGCCCGCTACACGCTGGACGCGAGCACGGATTAA
- the ugpQ gene encoding glycerophosphodiester phosphodiesterase codes for MDTPLPAWPYPRLIAHRGGGRLAPENTMAGMRVGAEHGFRMFEYDVKLSLDNVLILLHDDDVDRTTSGQGPARAKTYAELAELDAGSWHSARFAGARIPTLEEVARYTLEQGIASNVEIKPCPGRETETGTAVALAVRELWRDAAVPPLLSSFSEEALAAAHVAAPRLPRALLVEKIPMDWRDRLVQHDCIAFNVNQKDVTPELVKAVHGAGYRLSAWTVNDPARARDLLDWGVDAIFTDELATIRPDA; via the coding sequence ATGGACACTCCCCTTCCCGCCTGGCCCTATCCTCGCCTGATCGCCCATCGCGGCGGCGGCAGGCTGGCCCCCGAAAACACCATGGCCGGCATGCGCGTCGGCGCCGAGCACGGCTTTCGCATGTTCGAATACGACGTCAAGCTCAGCCTGGACAATGTCCTGATCCTGCTGCACGACGACGATGTCGACCGCACGACCAGCGGGCAAGGCCCCGCGCGCGCCAAGACCTATGCCGAACTGGCCGAACTGGATGCCGGATCCTGGCATTCCGCGCGTTTCGCCGGAGCGCGCATCCCCACCCTGGAGGAAGTCGCGCGCTATACGCTGGAACAGGGCATCGCCAGCAACGTCGAGATCAAGCCCTGCCCGGGCCGCGAAACCGAGACCGGCACCGCCGTCGCGCTGGCCGTGCGCGAGCTCTGGCGCGACGCGGCGGTGCCGCCCCTGCTGTCGTCGTTTTCCGAGGAAGCGCTGGCGGCCGCCCACGTCGCCGCGCCCAGGCTGCCGCGCGCGCTGCTTGTCGAGAAAATACCCATGGACTGGCGCGACCGTCTGGTGCAGCACGATTGCATCGCCTTCAACGTCAACCAGAAAGACGTCACCCCGGAACTGGTCAAGGCCGTGCACGGCGCGGGCTATCGCCTGTCGGCCTGGACGGTGAACGACCCGGCGCGCGCGCGCGACCTGCTGGACTGGGGCGTCGATGCCATTTTCACCGACGAACTGGCCACCATCCGGCCCGACGCCTGA